AATAATCTTACAGCTAGTTTTGGCATGTTGgggatattattatatattgtcGAACCAAATACTTATATTGCATTTGCTAGTATTAGAGTAATTGAACAAACATTGAATAAGTATGAAAtcatttaatcttatttttacttAGAGTAAGTtagatatataacttttttttaacatagcaCTGTATACGAATTACACATAAATCTATTCAAGCTTAGAAATCTAAAGAGAAATCAATCAACTCAACCTTTGTTCATCAATTATGTGAAGACATGAGAAAAagcatgttatatatatatatatatatatagacggGGCCCAACTTTTTCCTGATATGCACGGAGGAAATATGTGCAAGTAGAGGGGTGAGGCCCGGCAGTCCATAGAGGAACCCACTTTGCATGCATTTCTTCAGCCATGTCAacacaaaaaccaaaaaaatgcatCAGAAACCAAGCAAGTGATGTGCCTCCCCGTCTTCGCGACGGCTTCATCCAAGGCGGTCCTATAGTTCGCCGGCATGGCCTTGACAAAGAATGCGACGGCATCTTTGGGGTTCCCTGAAGGCACATAATTCTCTGGCAATCCATCATCCACGTCATAAGGCTTTATGTTAAAAAGTTGCTCCTTGTTGAGGCCAGCGAAGACAGAGGCATTGGACTTCTTGGTGCTGAAAACGAGAATGTGACTTGGGGAGCCTCTGCTGCTACTCTTCGCACGAGGTTGAGGAGTGGAGTTGCGTGTGTGCCATAGGGAAACGCCAACACGGCCACATGCCTGTCGTCGGTAGGGCAGACAGTCATGGTGGCTAGGGTTAGGGTTACACACTATGCACTTCTTCGTGTATCAAAAATATTGTTATTGTAgtcttctccttctcctcccATCGACAATTTTGTCGGACGCAATATTATAATAGGCCATTATAGAGAACAGAGGGaaacatgcatttttttttgttggaaagtgGTAACTAACTTAACTGTTTATGTGCCAATTAGCATATCATACGCATGATGATGCTTAGGTGTTTGATGAAAGAGAGTGTTGAGGCAAGGCCGTTAACTAACCTCCAAAGTTAAACCTAATTAATAACCACCATGTGCTCCTTCGGAGACTACCTGTTAACAAAGAGGTGGACGACCGGCAGTGCATGTTCGTTTTTCTGCTAGTTATTTGCGATGGTTACCTTACGTATTGAACCACCATCTTCCTTTCCTTGCAGTATGATCAATTATTAGTTGTGCATGTAACCGGGACACCCTAAAATAGTTTCCACACAAAATTAGGAAATGAGGACCGTGAGTTatctcattctttttttttttttccaagctGAATTTGAGGATGTCTTTAAATCTTAAAGCTAGCTTACAAGTTTATAGGAGACATTTAATTAAGTATATACCGATACCATCCATCAACGTACTGACGCATGTTTGAGGGGAATCTGAGAACACACGCAACcttcccttttgttcttgtACTTACTTTACAATATTCCCTTTTAATTTAGAATCCAAATAAGGCTTGTGTTGTTGTAACATCTGACTTCAaagtcaaatttaattaatttgggaTTTGTTGACCattgttttaaagaaattggttaaagaaataattaaaagtaaaaactttaattgttaatattcttaatataataaaattatcataattttaaataattatttatttattaaattagtaagtaaaatcaacttaatatataaagtGTTAAATACCAATATCCTTGCTTTTTCAACTAATCAGCCGAGCCTTGATGATTAATAATAATCACAACAACTCGTTCTTTtacctcatttattttttagtagatCTAGAGagtcaacaaaaatagaagagggaataataaatataatacgatatattttgtgaaagagaaaaataaacaaatatatgttaaatgattttttttaataatgaaagtGTCATGTGtattattaacatttatttttttcacatctCTATGACACTCTTCTAAAAAAGAacatttttgctttctcttctaTATCATTCGTCATTTTGTCATATTTAACATTTTCTGAtgttacacttaaaaaaaacattttttgttcttattattCTGAAAATACATGCgaagtatttattaattttttttataattaacttttacTTAAGAACTTGACTGATCTTTAATGTCGTCTCACCACCAtatagtaacatttttttatttacaatagtTGAACTTCAACCTTTTTTAAATatctgaatttaatttaatttcacatatagactaacataaaattattaaatttatattatgaattattttcaattaaaatataaaattttaattattaattactggtatacattttttaatgaattattattGGTATACCTTATagatatataattgattatatgtATGGTAGACTATGAtgtttaaaatacaataaatggaagaaaaataaatggaagaaataaaaattagttatatgttaattaatagtaatttaaataagatttaaatatatttaaggtttctgataaatgattaaattctattaattgtttctaataaatattttcattgtttaccatctttgatatatttaaatttttattttgagtttttatcATAATCACAACGTGCCACCTTATAAATTGTTTTCTTCAGCATTATCAATAATTATGATAATGTCACctcatcaattaattaaaaataaaactcaaagtaaagttttaatatatcaaaacataaaacaacaacaaaatttattaaaaatttaaaataaaatttgatcatttattataaatcttaaatatatttaagccttcaaataattatttaaaataatagtttaaacTAAAGTAAGAATTTCTAGttaccataaaaaaaatgtaacgtATGTCATGCACAACATATATCATGATAAGGATGTCAATATGTGCGTAGAGTCCGGGTAAGATACTACTATAGTACTATTTCTATATCCACTTTTAAAAATTCCCCATATTCAAACTTGTACCTACTGGGTAATAATTTCAATACCTGTGTCTTTTTccattgaattttaaattacattttatttacattGGAAATGTTTTTGCAGAAAGGAGTCTACGATTTGCCTGCAATCGGTCTCAATAATAATGGAGTCATGATCCTGATCAGCTAACCAGTTTATAGCGAGTTGTAGAGCCCTAGCTTCCGCGGCCTCCATGGGTGATGGAATACCATGGAAACAAGAAGATGTAGCTGAATCATATATACATAGGATCATCTTGGAATATGGCTGCGTCAAGGTTGCATTTCACGGAACCCGCCGGTGGAGGTGAAAGCTTTTCCAATCCTGAATGTGCTGGACTGTTTCTTGAAGGCATCCTCTTCCATGGAAGTCAAGGGCGGTGAACACGAGAGAAGCGCTGCACCATATTATTTGACCATAACAATCAAACTGCGCTTATTATTATCCTCTCAGAACTCCATTGTTTATTAGGGATTTTTAATTGAtcatcaagttaaaaaaaattattttcaaatttttgtaatgaaagttcaatttttaaagtaaaCTTTAAGCGTGAGTCTGTGACTAAATTTCAAACCCATAACTGATCTCAACTACTCCAAAAGGATAGAAGCTTATGAGATATCCTAAAGGTTATCAAGAAGTGAAAGATTTTAATtatggtaattaaaaaaaattaaaattatgaatgattacatattttataattatattatattattcagaatataattattaaaaaattatttagcatatatttttataaattaaattattaaaatataattaaatatacatattattcagcatacaattattaaaaaatttattcaacaCGTATAAATTgatctacaataaaaaaaatctaacaattAATGATTTGAATTGAtagacattaattaatttttaatttaaaattaagaaaaaaataatgatttacaACTCTAGAAAATATCACATGTTaacattcttaaaaaaaaacattattgtatatattattattattataaagtatAAATAGAGTAGTTTACAAGCAACAATTATTAAGTGGCGgggttttctttctttgtccGAGAACTCAGGCGGGAATTAAGACTCCAAGGAATGTACATGAACGCACAAGACAATTTTCAGCTTTACGAAAGCCCCCCTCGCTCTATCTTTGAATACTGATATTCCTAATCACTTTTTAAACACATGATTATTTCTTAATCCTCAAGATAATCTTTGGACTAGGAGCAAGGCCTTTACAAATGATGTAAAATAACATTCATACACCCCCTCCACACATTGCGTGTGAACGTGTGATATTATTTTCGAGgattattattaatgtttacACATCTGTATTTCTCATTTCTTAATTACTCTGTTTTATGtgcaatttcaaattctctgtaATTATTTAAACCAATCAAattgttaacttttttaattaaatagattaAGTCATTCTACTATTTAATGTTTatgctaaattgtaattttggtccttttatttttaaatcaaaacatttattttttttttcaaaataagtaatttttcaaaatatgttcTAATAGAATTTGAATTCATGATGATTTAttcattgataaaaataataaactactaaaatactttttttttagttaattatattaacattattttttttatcattagttaagagtcattattattttttaaattatcaaatttataaattaaaaaattttaatatataaatctttttaattttattttatattattttatatgtttctaTGTTGaatagtttacattttttttactttaccagtttataattaaatttcataaataaatatctaattacttacgtaatttttttataaattgtctttaatatataaatgatttaaTCCAAAGGATTATTACATAGTAATGTAAAATCTTATTGCATTTATAGgagtaaaaatgatttatttaattaaaaaattcacattCAATTATCACGTAACATTCTCTTGGGTCATGCACCAAAAGTAACCTTAgtctaattatttttactttgattatttataaactatttttattctacttatttacataaaattaaaaatatttatatattaaatgtttttaatttataaattataataattttaaaaaaattaataactcttgactaattatatatagaaaataatgttaatatagttaactaaataaagaaaatgttttattgtcttgtttataaacaattttacataaataattagagtaaaaataatatgtatattaaaatcaatttacaaaaaaaattatgaaaataatttacatattaatttatgaaatttaattataaattggtaaaaaaaataaaatatgtaaactattaaaaaaacatataaaatgatgtaaaataaaattaaaaatatttatatattaagtattttttaatttataaattttgataatttgaagGAAAAAGTAATAACTTTCAACTAATAATACatacaaaataatgttaatataattaactaaatgaatgaaatattttaatgatttattattttgtttatgaatAAAGGATCATAAGTTCTAATTCTATTAACCTattaaaacactttttatttttcccttgaGTTAGTTTTCAcgaattttaaatgatagaggaactaattaaaattaaaatttagactATTGTTTAATTGCTAATTGAAATAATAGTGCATAACTTTTGCATTACGACATAATATGTTACTAATTTGGTCATCAATCTCAATATCAGTAGGAAATTTGGAACGGTAAAATAGGTATAATTTATTGGGTCAGATAATATAAGTTGCCCATTTTAGGGGTGGAAGTGGGAAACGAGCCAACTTCCAtcctttttcaaaaactggattagtattttttttaataaaaaattgggTGAATATGAATATccttgattaataactaaaatattttaaaatattaaaatttatttaagaaattaagttctctcaataaattttttcatacgCATAAATTTAAGATTGTATCCCTAATCACATGCCTCTAGATATTGAGatccacaaataaaaaattgagtcCCGAATCATATACCTCTAAGTATTGAGATCcgatatattttattgttttatatttaattttatattaaaaattaaattttttaaatacttttttcttattaattatatactttattttctagtaagtatgttgttttaattttgtagttatatttttattcatattgaatttaaatttagattttgataaaagcatgctaaattaaagagatgttatttttttataatttcaaatttaattcgTCCTTTTTTACATTCAAtaacaacaaatacaaaattatttttgtttttaactttttttaaaacgtACAACATATAGAAAAGTTACTACTAAAAGattgtaaatttgaattttcatttctAAACATTAAAACATCTCttgttataacttataaccAACTTCTAGAAAAACTTCATGTCAATATCATgattagcaaaaagaaaaacatctcttgttattttttgtcccTCTATCTATACAATACATGATTCTGTCATTTTTATAgcttacttttttgtttttttaaaaaaatcctaaattagtattttattgaaattttttcatcttatgttatgatttttctattaaaatttatttttagtttttatatttaagccttaattgctttaattttctatattagatttatttgttttcatctctaattttaactagttttttaagataaattttaactaCTTATGCTTTGAAATTaagtctttttaatttcttagaattttattttttcttaaatgtttttatatttttcttaaatttaaaaaatacagatGATACATactaatgtattaaaaaatcgTCAATacaacatataaaattaaaagggattaaacattaaaatggattaaataattttattacataaacaaaaaatgaataaattgtgtattttaatCTCACATGTTAATCAAGTGATTGAAGACAATGTCAAAATAAATTCATGCTCGATAATTCTTGATCAGATTTTAATTACCTTGTGATCAAACTTTAAATGAATCAGAATACATGTTCCATGAATTAGAaagttaagaaagaaaaaaaatctcacatgTCAAAATGAATCTCTTTAACTAATCAAATGACTAATATGTAGTATCACATGTCAAGCCAAATTATTTATGTCAATGATAAAACTCGCGAAATTTTTTCATCTATTCATCATTTAGTTAAAAGCAATATCATGATAgactaattaatcaaaattatagtcAAGCCTTTTTTTTCTATGATTTGAATGAcatcattattttgtttttttaaatgttaagtaTATTTTAACTTCCATGACagataattatcttaaagttaaatataattattatgaaaagaaacattttctctaaatatttaaaatttaaaatagttatatatttttattaataaatattagtttgttagttttattaattgagaaattcaaattcattatttttttcctatcttctccctttatcttttttctaatCATACGATGaatcttatatcttttatttaaaatagttatatacttagacatcattattattttagaataaattatcGTTGTACCtcctaattttttcttaaattacatatgatataaaaaaaaatctattcttACATCATGGATATGGATAAGAAAGCGGAaagtatttatgtaattttaggaAATCTTATAAGCAATTAGTATAATCCCTTAGGCCTACAAACGTGGAAAAGAATTATTAGCCGGCGAAATTTCAGGGAAAGAATAAAACTAAGTAACGGACAATCGTTTCAATTAACAACAACATTTCTGTTTATAACATAACAAAAGTAACGAACATGGATGCCACCAAGGCCAAGACAGTTGACAATGTAGGCAGTCACTCGTCTCAACTCCCCCaccattattatatataacatccCAAGGCATGGTCCTGGCAATAAACCATCCTCAAATCTCTAACACCACACTTAAAAATGAGGCACTGTTTGGCTATGTTTCTTTTCCTAGTCACAACAACCTATGCTAACACGGTTGCCCCTACCACCACCCAAAAGCCACCAAGAAGCTTTGCAAACCAATTCCTAATCCCCCAGAACGCGGCACGTGCGGTGCTGAGGCTGCGGCCATTGGTGTGGGACTCCAAATTAGCACACTATGCTCAGTGGTATGCAAACCAGAGGCGCAACGATTGTGCTCTTGAGCATTCAAACGGACCTTACGGTGAGAACATTTTCTGGGGCAGTGGCACGGGGTGGGAGCCAGCACAAGCTGTTAGTGCTTGGGTTGAAGAGCGCCAATGGTACAATTATTGGCACAATTCCTGTGCCAATGGACAGATGTGTGGGCATTACACTCAGATTGTGTGGAGCACCACGAGGAAAGTTGGTTGCGCTAGCGTTGTTTGCTCTGCTGGTAAGGGTACCTTCATGACTTGCAACTATGATCCTCCTGGGAACTACTATGGAGAGAGACCTTACTGAAATTTActtgtataataattaattataacaagTGACACAAGTCAATAATATTGTACTAATAGGATCGTAGTAGCTAGCTAGCCATGTTCTCCGCTGGCATAATATTATTGTCTGTTTGCCATGTGGCTTTAATTCTGGCTCTGTCTCGCGTGTTAAATCGTGTAGCTACTCtgtattcttgtttttattgctTCTCTAATATATAAAGTATAAATGTCTGATAtgcttccttttaaaaaaaattggcattttatttatttaaggcaGTGTAGGAAATCAGAATAGTTGATGTTAGGAATCGCCAAATCCCACGAAGCATTTTAGAGCTTGTTTCATTGGATGGATCTTGTTGCTGGATTTGTGTCGTACCATGGAGTCATCATAAGCTTATGGGCTGTGTTATGACTTAGAGTTACCATGTTCATATATTCTAAAATGGAGTGGATTGGGGTTGAAATAAGACAGATAGGAAAAAAATGCAACGTAGAGAAAGAAAGTAATAAATTTGACAAGTGAggtgataaaaaaagaagagaaagctggagaaaaaaaaaagtttttttattgaatggattaaaaatgaaaattattaaaatgagtTATTTTTATCTGTAAGTGTACtttgtgttttttgtttctttatgtaaaagaaaatgttattttagGACATTTCATTCTATCAAATATTTAGCATCATTCTATTAGATATTTAatgtcaaaatatatttatgactcctattaatatttattaactatGCTTGGCTAGTTTTTTCTTATAGTAAGTACAAATATTAAGTGATTCTTTAAATGTTTTTGatgtattaaatgaatatatttatgttataggaattatttattgttttattaattataggGACTAATGTAATTCATCATTATAATTTCAAAGATGAAATGGGTCATtcattcctttttatttatttcttttactaaGATATTGATATTTGtcttctattattttaattattttattgatacaTTTATCACtcatctattaatttttaataattatggcacaatttaaaaatatttcctataacaaatataaatattaaatgattcttggatttttttttaatgtattaaataaatatatttttgttataacaCTATCTtgtcattttataaattttaggaagtaatttaaacaatcattataattttaaa
This region of Glycine soja cultivar W05 chromosome 17, ASM419377v2, whole genome shotgun sequence genomic DNA includes:
- the LOC114392982 gene encoding pathogenesis-related protein PR-1-like, translating into MRHCLAMFLFLVTTTYANTVAPTTTQKPPRSFANQFLIPQNAARAVLRLRPLVWDSKLAHYAQWYANQRRNDCALEHSNGPYGENIFWGSGTGWEPAQAVSAWVEERQWYNYWHNSCANGQMCGHYTQIVWSTTRKVGCASVVCSAGKGTFMTCNYDPPGNYYGERPY